The window CGCGGGCGGCAGCCAGCTTGCCCCACAGGTCCAGCTCGTAAGAGAGGTTGAGGTTGGCAGAATAGCTCGGGTCGCTGCTGGCGCCGTGCTTGATGTCCTTGGACTTGCTGGCGCTGACACCGGCCGAGACATCCGGGGTCAGGTTGGTATTGGTAAGACCGGACTGCAACATGGCCTGGCGCAGGGTCAGGGTGGCGGCAGCCAAGTCGTTGTTGTTGGCCAGCACCTTGTCGATAAGGGCGCTGAGCGCCGGATCGTTAAAACTGTCCCACCAGCGCGCATCGGCCGCATAGGCCTGGCCCGAGAGCGGTTGGCTCCACTGGTTGGGGATGGCCGCATCGGGGCGTTGGTACTGGGTGCGGGCGCAGCCGCCAAGGGCCAGGGCAACAGTCAAGGCCAGTAACAAGGGTTTGGCGTTATTCACGGGCAAGGGCCTCAATGGGGTCGAGCCTGGCGGCGTTACGGGCCGGCAAGAAGCCGAACACCACGCCAATCAGGGAAGAACAGACAAAGGCGCCAACAATGGCGGTGGCCGAAAAGCTCAGGCTCAATGAGCTCGCCATTACCGACATCACGGCGCCAACCGCAAAGGACAGCAAAATGCCGATGGTGCCGCCCAAAAGGCACACCAGTACCGCCTCTATCAAAAACTGCTGCAGGATATCGGTCTGGCGGGCACCCACCGCCATACGAATACCAATTTCCTTGGTCCGTTCGGTCACCGACACCAGCATGATGTTCATCACCCCGATACCGCCGACGATAAGGGAGATAACGGCGATAGAGGAGATCAGCAGGGTCATGGTGGCGGTGGTTTTGGTGACCGCCTGCAAGATGCTGTCGGAGCTTCGGGTGAAGAAGTCCTTGGTGCCGTGGCGGTTGGTGAGCAACTGGGTAATACCCTGCTCAGCCAGCGCGTTGGAGACACCGTCGGCTACCCGCACCGTCAGCGAGCTGAAAAAGTGCTGGCGCAGCATGCGGGTCATCACCGAGGTGTAGGGCACGTAAATTTGCAGGTTCTGATCAAACCGAAAAGCGCTGTCTTTGTCGTTGGCCACCGCGACGATGGTAAAGGGCACATTGCCCAGCATCACCACTTTGCCCAGCGCATTGCCGTTTTCCCCAAACAGGGTCTTTTGGGTGTTTTTATCCACCACCGCTACCTGGGCCAGGTTTTTCACGTCAAGGGCCGAAAAGCGCTCGCCAGTGGCCATGGTCATGTCTTCTACATCGAAGTACTGCTCCGATACCCCGCGCACCGTGGCATCAGATGCCACGTTGCCGTAGCGGGCCTTGACCGAGGTAGAAAGGTTGGGGGTGGCGCTATCGATATAGACCTGGGCCTGCAGGGCCTCAAGATCCGAGGGCACCAGGGTTTGGATGCGGTTGGAATGGCGGTCGCCAAAGCCGGTACCGGCAAAGATATCGATGGTGTTGGTGCCGATGGCATTGATGTTCTCAATCACCTGCTGGCGGGCGCCCTGCCCCACCGCCACTACCGTGACCACGGCCGTAATGCCGATGATGATGCCAAGCATGGTCAGCAAGGTGCGCATCCGGTGCGCCGCCATGGCGATGGCCGCCATCTTGAAGGCTTCGCCAAAGCGGCCCCAGCCACTAAACCAGGGGGCGCTGCGCTGGCCGGGTTTGTCCATGGCCGCCGGCCCTTCCAGGGGCACGGCGTGGTCGATGGCACGGTCGGCAATGATGTCGCCGTCGCGAATCTCGATAACCCGCTTGGCGTGGTTGGCCACGTCCATGTCGTGGGTCACGATGATCACCGTATGGCCAAGCTCGTTGAGCTCTTTGAGGATGGCCATCACTTCCTTGCCGCTCTGGGTGTCCAGGGCGCCGGTGGGCTCGTCGGCAAGAATAACGTCGCCGCCGTTCATCAGGGCCCTGGCAATACTGACCCTTTGCTGCTGGCCGCCAGAAAGCTGCCCCGGCTTGTGGTGGCCACGGTCGGCCAGGCCAAGCCGTGCCAGCAACTGCTGGGCCCGCTCGCGGCGGCTTTGCTTGCCGGCGCCGGTGTAAATGGCGGGCATCAGCACGTTGTCCACGGCGTCCAGATGGGTCAGCAGGTGATAGCGCTGGAAGATAAACCCGAAGTGTTCGCGCCGAAGCGTGGCCAGTTCGTCAGAGTCCAGGGTGCTGACATCCTTGCCCGCCACCCGGTACTGGCCCTTGGAGGCTTTGTCCAGGCAACCGAGGATATTCATCAGGGTGGATTTACCTGAGCCCGATTGCCCGACAATCGCTACCATTTCACCGGCGTTTATTGTCAGGTTGATGTTTTTGAGCACCGCTACGTCGTCGTCGCCGGAGCGAAAATAACGCCAGATGCCGGTCAGTTCCAATAAGGCTGCCATGGCTTAGAACCCGAACGGGCCACGGCGGCGGCGGCCGTCTTCACTGAAGGTCATGGCGTTATCGCCTACCACCAGTTTGTCCCCTTCCTTGAGGCCATCGAGCACCTGCACATGGATGTTGTCACGAATGCCGGTGGTGATGGTCTGGGGATGAGGGGGGCGGCCATGTTGCAGCACCAACACCTGATAGCGGTTGTTGCCAAGGGATTTACCCAACTG is drawn from Gallaecimonas pentaromativorans and contains these coding sequences:
- a CDS encoding MacB family efflux pump subunit, which gives rise to MAALLELTGIWRYFRSGDDDVAVLKNINLTINAGEMVAIVGQSGSGKSTLMNILGCLDKASKGQYRVAGKDVSTLDSDELATLRREHFGFIFQRYHLLTHLDAVDNVLMPAIYTGAGKQSRRERAQQLLARLGLADRGHHKPGQLSGGQQQRVSIARALMNGGDVILADEPTGALDTQSGKEVMAILKELNELGHTVIIVTHDMDVANHAKRVIEIRDGDIIADRAIDHAVPLEGPAAMDKPGQRSAPWFSGWGRFGEAFKMAAIAMAAHRMRTLLTMLGIIIGITAVVTVVAVGQGARQQVIENINAIGTNTIDIFAGTGFGDRHSNRIQTLVPSDLEALQAQVYIDSATPNLSTSVKARYGNVASDATVRGVSEQYFDVEDMTMATGERFSALDVKNLAQVAVVDKNTQKTLFGENGNALGKVVMLGNVPFTIVAVANDKDSAFRFDQNLQIYVPYTSVMTRMLRQHFFSSLTVRVADGVSNALAEQGITQLLTNRHGTKDFFTRSSDSILQAVTKTTATMTLLISSIAVISLIVGGIGVMNIMLVSVTERTKEIGIRMAVGARQTDILQQFLIEAVLVCLLGGTIGILLSFAVGAVMSVMASSLSLSFSATAIVGAFVCSSLIGVVFGFLPARNAARLDPIEALARE